In Prosthecobacter sp., a genomic segment contains:
- a CDS encoding glycosyltransferase — translation MKLAFLIRDLGHGGAQRQLVLLAKGLVRESHEVSVIHFYDGAFRAELEAAGVRTICVGKKSRWDLLGFFFRLIQATRRIRPDILHGYLAESNLMALFLKPLCGFPRIVWGVRDSQTDAHLWGILGRLSFRLNCLLARFADLIICNSKAGRDYYAARGYPPAKMHVIPNGIDTAHFTPRPKTGGRALTFGLVGRMSPMKDHATFLHAAALDPNAKFVIVGSGDEAYAQQMRDLATRLGLADRVTWLPAQSDIPAVYASFDCLVNSSAFGEGFSNVIGEAMACGVPCIASDVGDSAWIIGDKSHIFPAGDHEALAQCMLAFQPHNPRQRIVEEFSVEKLIERTNRLLSKKVLWFTTGLGSGGAEMMLSQIIRGLPELQHIVISLTGGGKHADALREAGISVHSLDMPSGKPTLGSLWRLFKVVRQTKPDVLMGWMYHGCLVATIARFMRFKSVPMIWNIRQSLYDLKLEKRGSALVIRALAWLSWLPQRITYNSQLSAQQHEAIGYRAAKTQLIPNGFDLAKWQPGTPIRARIGRFGRNAAMKDYATFIEAAKLITQKHPEAQFIIVGAETGTLNVPPNIQLLGERHDLPELTASLNIAVSSSAFGEGFPNVVGEAMACAVPVVATDIGDTRWVMGETGHIVPPCDPSALAKACIGILDAGITRDFAARERIEGQFSLPSVLKSFNTLLTTPLTDAPTQQRTQLPTYQPCVE, via the coding sequence ATGAAGCTCGCCTTCCTCATCCGCGACCTCGGCCACGGCGGTGCGCAGCGTCAGCTTGTGCTGCTCGCCAAAGGACTCGTGCGCGAGAGTCACGAAGTCAGTGTGATCCACTTCTACGACGGTGCCTTTCGAGCTGAACTCGAAGCAGCAGGCGTGCGTACGATCTGTGTCGGAAAAAAAAGCCGCTGGGACCTGCTCGGTTTCTTTTTTCGCCTCATCCAAGCCACGCGGCGCATCCGGCCTGACATTCTCCACGGCTACCTGGCCGAATCCAATCTCATGGCGCTGTTTTTGAAGCCCTTATGCGGCTTTCCGCGCATCGTGTGGGGCGTGCGTGATTCGCAGACAGACGCGCATCTGTGGGGCATCCTCGGCAGGCTCAGCTTCCGGCTAAACTGTCTCCTCGCCCGCTTCGCCGACCTCATCATCTGCAATTCCAAGGCCGGACGCGACTACTACGCCGCACGCGGCTATCCGCCCGCGAAGATGCACGTCATTCCAAACGGCATCGACACCGCGCACTTCACACCCAGACCAAAAACCGGCGGCAGGGCGCTCACCTTCGGCCTCGTCGGCCGCATGAGCCCGATGAAGGATCATGCCACCTTCCTCCACGCCGCCGCACTCGATCCGAATGCGAAATTCGTCATCGTCGGCTCCGGTGATGAAGCCTACGCGCAGCAGATGCGCGACCTCGCGACACGACTCGGTCTCGCTGACCGCGTCACCTGGCTGCCCGCGCAGAGCGACATACCCGCCGTCTATGCCAGCTTCGACTGCCTGGTGAACTCCTCCGCCTTCGGCGAGGGTTTTTCCAATGTCATCGGCGAAGCGATGGCCTGCGGTGTGCCGTGTATTGCCAGTGATGTCGGCGACAGCGCCTGGATCATCGGCGACAAATCGCATATCTTCCCTGCGGGCGATCATGAGGCGCTGGCGCAATGCATGCTCGCCTTCCAGCCGCACAACCCGCGTCAGCGCATCGTCGAGGAATTCAGCGTCGAGAAACTGATCGAGCGCACCAACCGCCTGCTCTCGAAAAAAGTGCTCTGGTTCACCACCGGCCTCGGCAGTGGCGGCGCGGAGATGATGCTGTCACAAATCATCCGAGGTCTGCCCGAGTTGCAACATATCGTCATCAGCCTCACCGGGGGTGGCAAGCATGCCGACGCGCTACGCGAGGCTGGAATCTCGGTTCACAGCCTCGACATGCCCTCCGGCAAACCCACGCTGGGCTCACTATGGCGCTTGTTCAAAGTCGTGCGCCAGACAAAGCCCGATGTGCTCATGGGCTGGATGTATCACGGCTGCCTCGTTGCCACGATCGCGCGCTTCATGCGCTTCAAGAGCGTGCCAATGATCTGGAACATCCGCCAGAGCCTCTACGACCTAAAATTGGAGAAGCGCGGCTCCGCGCTCGTCATCCGCGCCCTCGCGTGGCTCTCCTGGCTGCCACAGCGCATCACCTACAATTCGCAACTCAGCGCGCAACAGCATGAAGCCATCGGCTATCGCGCTGCGAAGACACAGCTCATTCCGAATGGCTTCGATCTTGCCAAATGGCAGCCTGGAACGCCGATTCGTGCACGTATCGGCCGTTTTGGTCGCAACGCGGCGATGAAGGACTACGCCACCTTCATCGAAGCGGCGAAACTCATCACGCAAAAGCACCCTGAAGCTCAGTTCATCATCGTCGGAGCTGAAACCGGGACACTCAACGTGCCGCCAAACATCCAGCTCCTCGGCGAACGCCACGATTTGCCAGAACTCACCGCTTCACTGAACATCGCCGTCTCTTCTTCGGCCTTCGGCGAAGGTTTTCCCAACGTCGTCGGCGAGGCAATGGCCTGCGCCGTGCCCGTCGTCGCCACCGACATTGGCGACACACGCTGGGTCATGGGTGAAACCGGCCACATCGTGCCGCCATGCGATCCATCAGCACTCGCCAAAGCGTGCATCGGCATTTTGGACGCTGGCATCACACGCGATTTCGCGGCTCGTGAACGCATCGAGGGGCAGTTCTCCCTCCCCAGCGTCCTGAAGTCCTTCAACACCCTGCTCACCACGCCGCTCACCGACGCACCGACGCAGCAGCGCACCCAATTACCGACCTACCAGCCATGTGTGGAATAG
- the asnB gene encoding asparagine synthase (glutamine-hydrolyzing), which produces MCGIAGFFNPSKSRPGHEMNAIVTAMTDAIVLRGPDDAGAWVDSENGVALGHRRLSILDLSPLGHQPMTSADGRFVIVFNGEVYNFQDLRAELEKNGHTWRGHSDTEIMLAAFCQWGVVEATKRFNGMFAFAVWDKQERVLHLGRDRLGEKPLYYGWVGETLVFASELKAIQRFPGFNAAIDREALTSLLRFNYIPDPLCIYQGFKKLPPAAMLTLRSPSERPQPGWYWSLPQVVERGLDNPFTGTETEAIDTFEAMLKKAVGMRMVSDVPLGAFLSGGVDSSLIVAMMQKQSARPVRTFTIGFHEKEHNEAEFAKDVAKHLGTDHTEMYVTGEDALNVIPQLPSLYDEPFSDYSQIPTYLVCKMARQHVTVALSGDAGDELFGGYERYFVGRSLWNKISWMPPTMKKMTAAALTALPPKVLNRLGAKVLPKRLRHIPLGDKLHKLAEVVAAPGMETLYLNLMSHWKKPQEIVIGGKDPVTAITDTASWPRVSDFTHRMMHLDMETYLPGDILVKVDRAAMGVSLEGRIPLLDHDLIEFAWRVPFSMKVRNGKGKWLMRETLYRHVPKTLIDRPKRGFGIPLDVWLRGPLREWAEDLLSESRLKREGFFHAAPIRQKWQEHLSGTRNWHFYLWDVLMFQAWLQHNRS; this is translated from the coding sequence ATGTGTGGAATAGCCGGCTTCTTCAATCCCTCCAAGTCCCGCCCCGGACACGAGATGAACGCCATCGTCACCGCGATGACGGACGCCATCGTGCTGCGTGGACCCGACGATGCCGGTGCTTGGGTCGATTCTGAAAACGGTGTCGCTTTGGGCCATCGACGGCTCTCCATTCTCGATCTCTCGCCGCTCGGACATCAGCCAATGACCAGCGCGGATGGCCGCTTCGTCATCGTGTTCAATGGCGAGGTGTACAACTTCCAAGACCTCCGCGCTGAACTCGAAAAAAACGGCCACACCTGGCGCGGCCACTCCGACACCGAGATCATGCTGGCTGCGTTTTGCCAGTGGGGCGTTGTCGAAGCCACAAAACGCTTCAACGGCATGTTCGCCTTCGCGGTTTGGGACAAACAGGAGCGCGTTTTGCATCTCGGACGCGACCGGCTCGGCGAAAAACCACTCTACTACGGCTGGGTGGGCGAAACGCTTGTGTTCGCGTCGGAATTGAAGGCCATCCAACGCTTCCCCGGCTTCAACGCGGCGATTGATCGCGAGGCGCTGACCTCGCTGCTGCGCTTCAATTACATCCCCGATCCACTGTGCATCTACCAGGGCTTCAAGAAGCTGCCACCGGCCGCCATGCTCACGCTGCGCTCTCCTTCCGAGCGTCCGCAGCCCGGCTGGTATTGGAGTTTGCCACAAGTCGTCGAGCGCGGGCTCGACAACCCTTTCACCGGCACAGAAACCGAAGCCATCGACACCTTTGAGGCGATGCTCAAGAAGGCCGTGGGCATGCGCATGGTCTCCGATGTGCCGCTGGGTGCATTCTTGAGCGGCGGTGTCGATTCCTCGCTCATTGTGGCGATGATGCAGAAGCAAAGCGCGCGGCCTGTGCGCACGTTCACGATTGGGTTTCATGAGAAAGAGCACAACGAAGCCGAGTTCGCCAAAGACGTCGCCAAACACCTCGGCACCGATCACACGGAGATGTATGTCACGGGTGAAGATGCGCTGAACGTCATTCCGCAGCTTCCGTCACTCTATGACGAGCCATTCTCCGACTACTCGCAGATCCCGACGTATCTCGTCTGCAAAATGGCGCGGCAGCATGTCACCGTCGCGCTGAGTGGTGATGCGGGCGATGAACTCTTCGGCGGCTACGAGCGCTACTTCGTGGGTCGCAGCTTGTGGAATAAGATTTCATGGATGCCGCCGACGATGAAAAAGATGACCGCCGCGGCACTCACGGCACTGCCACCGAAGGTGCTGAATAGACTTGGGGCCAAAGTGCTGCCCAAACGCCTGCGTCACATCCCGCTCGGTGATAAATTGCACAAGCTCGCCGAAGTCGTCGCCGCGCCTGGCATGGAGACGCTTTACCTCAACCTCATGTCGCACTGGAAAAAGCCGCAGGAGATTGTCATCGGTGGCAAAGATCCTGTCACCGCGATTACCGACACGGCTTCATGGCCGCGTGTGAGTGATTTCACGCATCGCATGATGCATCTCGACATGGAGACCTATCTGCCCGGCGACATCCTCGTGAAAGTGGACCGCGCGGCGATGGGTGTGAGCCTCGAAGGCCGCATTCCGTTGCTTGACCACGATTTGATCGAGTTCGCGTGGCGTGTGCCGTTCTCGATGAAAGTTCGCAATGGCAAAGGCAAGTGGCTGATGCGTGAGACGCTTTACCGCCATGTACCCAAGACGCTGATTGACCGTCCGAAGCGCGGCTTCGGCATCCCGCTCGATGTCTGGCTGCGCGGCCCGTTGCGCGAGTGGGCAGAGGATTTGCTCAGCGAGTCGCGATTGAAACGCGAAGGCTTCTTCCATGCTGCTCCCATCCGCCAGAAGTGGCAGGAGCACCTCAGCGGCACGCGGAACTGGCATTTCTACCTCTGGGACGTGCTGATGTTCCAGGCCTGGCTGCAACACAACCGCTCATGA
- a CDS encoding O-antigen ligase family protein: protein MLRPTGWTRFREWVLVWVCGGMLGALAADAAIGSYDVGISPIKPILFTLASVFMCIGVSLVNKPRVCLAVLGVALLPAVRLFDAAVLRRFDSSYQDQIAMDLMRMMLVLIAMVAVFSTEKWQKTALWAAVCAMLLTTGSEIYEMLGFAKFSSIPGRYAGFNSHPNFPPVLLCEMLGIIFALSKSFRFNCLMIAVAVPGVALTYGRSGMLVLALLCGTYVLLNARRNFGFLMIVTAIAIPLLGIGAAVLQNSTQHGVMKDKNTADRLEAIYNLDFDKLKSPERVKDLNDAWEEAMKKPIFGHGTGVSGTLYAPHNEYVSIWLEMGIPGLVLFAGTWLWLVMRSVLTGGKAGYLLFALLAFTPVGQGRIEVPHFSLAMVAAACILWPKRYQLTLRSLKAAPQGDSAFTPPHPQPLSRQG, encoded by the coding sequence ATGCTTCGTCCCACCGGCTGGACCCGCTTTCGCGAGTGGGTGCTGGTCTGGGTCTGTGGTGGCATGCTGGGTGCCCTGGCGGCGGACGCGGCCATCGGCAGTTACGACGTGGGCATCTCGCCGATCAAACCGATCCTGTTCACGCTCGCGTCAGTGTTCATGTGCATCGGCGTCTCGCTGGTGAACAAGCCGCGTGTCTGTCTGGCGGTGCTGGGCGTGGCGCTGCTGCCGGCAGTGCGTTTATTTGATGCGGCGGTGCTGCGCCGCTTTGATTCGTCGTATCAGGACCAAATCGCGATGGATCTCATGCGCATGATGCTCGTGCTCATCGCCATGGTGGCGGTGTTTTCGACCGAAAAATGGCAGAAGACAGCGCTCTGGGCCGCCGTGTGCGCGATGCTGCTGACCACCGGCTCCGAAATCTACGAGATGCTCGGTTTCGCGAAGTTCAGCAGCATTCCAGGACGCTATGCGGGTTTCAACAGCCACCCGAACTTCCCGCCGGTGCTGCTGTGCGAGATGCTGGGCATCATTTTTGCGCTCTCAAAAAGTTTTCGCTTCAACTGCCTCATGATCGCCGTGGCGGTGCCTGGCGTGGCTCTCACTTACGGCCGCAGCGGCATGCTCGTGCTCGCATTGCTGTGTGGCACCTATGTGCTGCTCAATGCACGGCGGAATTTCGGCTTCCTCATGATTGTGACGGCCATCGCAATCCCGCTGCTGGGCATCGGCGCGGCGGTGCTGCAAAACAGCACACAGCATGGTGTGATGAAGGACAAAAACACCGCCGACCGCCTGGAGGCCATCTACAATCTCGACTTTGACAAGCTGAAGTCCCCCGAGCGCGTCAAAGACCTCAATGATGCGTGGGAAGAGGCGATGAAAAAGCCCATCTTCGGCCACGGCACGGGCGTTTCCGGCACGCTTTACGCCCCGCATAACGAATACGTCTCCATCTGGCTGGAGATGGGAATTCCAGGACTGGTCTTGTTTGCGGGAACATGGCTGTGGCTCGTCATGCGCAGTGTTCTGACAGGTGGAAAGGCCGGGTACCTCCTGTTTGCGCTGCTCGCCTTCACTCCTGTCGGGCAGGGCCGCATCGAGGTGCCGCATTTCAGCCTCGCGATGGTCGCCGCAGCCTGCATCCTGTGGCCGAAGCGATATCAGCTCACACTGCGTTCGTTGAAGGCCGCACCACAAGGCGATTCAGCCTTCACTCCTCCTCATCCGCAGCCACTTTCCCGCCAGGGATGA
- the lpxA gene encoding acyl-ACP--UDP-N-acetylglucosamine O-acyltransferase, with the protein MPASIHPTAIIDPSAKIGADVQIGPYCIIGADVELGDGCWLQHHVTIMGPSKIGKNNQFFAYGSIGQQTQDLKYQAEPTWLEVGDDNTFREFCSVHRATSPGDKTIIGSHNNFLSYVHIAHDCIVGNNVIFSNNGTLAGHVLVEDHVIIGGLTAVHQFCRIGTRSIIGGCAKVVQDIPPFCTADGNPARARGLNIVGLQRAGFSREQMRSLREAFRKVYRSGLNNAQAVEELRAGELTPEAAAFTDFVATTKRGIIPGGKVAADEEE; encoded by the coding sequence ATGCCCGCCTCGATTCACCCCACCGCCATCATCGATCCATCCGCCAAAATCGGGGCGGATGTGCAGATCGGGCCGTATTGCATCATTGGTGCGGATGTGGAGCTCGGCGATGGTTGCTGGCTTCAGCATCATGTGACGATCATGGGGCCTTCCAAGATCGGGAAGAACAACCAATTCTTCGCCTACGGCTCTATCGGCCAGCAGACGCAGGATTTGAAATACCAGGCGGAGCCGACATGGCTCGAAGTGGGCGACGACAACACTTTCCGTGAGTTCTGCTCCGTGCACCGCGCCACCTCGCCCGGTGACAAGACGATCATTGGCAGTCACAACAATTTCCTCAGCTACGTCCACATCGCGCACGACTGCATCGTGGGCAATAATGTTATCTTCTCTAACAACGGCACGCTGGCCGGTCACGTCCTCGTTGAGGATCACGTCATCATCGGCGGACTCACCGCTGTGCATCAGTTCTGCCGCATCGGCACGCGCTCGATCATCGGCGGCTGCGCCAAGGTGGTGCAGGACATCCCACCCTTCTGCACCGCCGATGGCAATCCGGCCCGTGCGCGCGGCTTGAACATCGTCGGTCTGCAACGCGCGGGCTTCAGCCGCGAGCAGATGCGCTCTTTGCGTGAGGCGTTTCGCAAGGTCTATCGCAGCGGTTTGAACAACGCGCAGGCCGTCGAAGAACTCCGCGCGGGCGAACTCACGCCCGAGGCCGCCGCCTTCACCGATTTCGTCGCCACCACGAAGCGCGGTATCATCCCTGGCGGGAAAGTGGCTGCGGATGAGGAGGAGTGA
- a CDS encoding bifunctional UDP-3-O-[3-hydroxymyristoyl] N-acetylglucosamine deacetylase/3-hydroxyacyl-ACP dehydratase, with protein sequence MAASDRQHTLAKTVSMMGTSLHTGEQVTLTLQPAPENFGFKFRRMDLEDKPFIPALVEKVQKVERATTIAEGGVNVHTVEHVISALAGMGVDNAIIEMDANEPPIADGSSMPFVELIKSAGLVEQTEARKVFEVREPIYQETRDGTILTIVPDKKFRISCTNVGPGGRFTQYFSTEINPETYEKEIAAARTFVYYEDIAPLMEKGLIKGGTLEAAVVIRGDTLLSKQPLRFADEFVRHKILDIVGDLMLSGKRILGHVIAVRPGHGPNTELARAIVQQYNVMRSMVPAQLNIPGGEAVLDINEVMNILPHRYPFLLVDRIIGFEGETKCRGIKNVTINEPYFQGHFPGHPIMPGVLQLEAMAQVASIVLLRMPGNQGKIGYFMSANNVKWRRPVLPGDTLVIETEILKTKRSIASGVGRCIVNGQVVSEADLMFSVVDR encoded by the coding sequence ATGGCAGCTTCCGATCGTCAGCACACTCTCGCCAAAACCGTCTCGATGATGGGAACCTCGCTGCATACCGGCGAGCAGGTCACGCTCACGCTGCAGCCGGCGCCTGAAAACTTCGGCTTCAAGTTCCGCCGCATGGACCTGGAGGACAAGCCTTTCATCCCGGCACTCGTCGAAAAGGTGCAGAAAGTCGAGCGTGCCACCACCATCGCCGAAGGCGGCGTCAATGTACACACCGTGGAGCACGTCATCTCCGCCCTCGCGGGCATGGGCGTGGACAATGCGATCATCGAGATGGATGCGAACGAACCGCCCATCGCCGATGGCAGCTCGATGCCCTTCGTGGAGCTGATCAAGTCTGCCGGACTGGTGGAGCAAACGGAGGCACGCAAGGTTTTCGAGGTGCGTGAGCCGATCTACCAGGAGACCCGCGACGGGACCATCCTCACCATCGTCCCCGACAAGAAGTTCCGCATCTCCTGCACCAACGTCGGCCCCGGCGGGCGCTTCACGCAGTATTTCAGCACGGAAATCAACCCCGAGACCTACGAGAAGGAAATCGCCGCCGCGCGCACCTTTGTGTATTACGAGGACATCGCTCCGCTGATGGAGAAGGGCCTGATCAAAGGCGGCACGCTCGAAGCGGCCGTCGTCATTCGCGGCGACACGCTGCTCTCGAAGCAGCCGCTGCGCTTTGCCGACGAGTTCGTCCGTCACAAGATCCTCGACATCGTCGGCGACTTGATGCTATCCGGCAAACGCATCCTCGGCCATGTCATTGCCGTGCGTCCAGGTCATGGACCCAACACCGAGCTGGCACGCGCCATTGTGCAGCAGTACAACGTGATGCGCAGCATGGTGCCGGCCCAGTTGAACATTCCTGGCGGCGAGGCCGTGCTCGACATCAACGAGGTGATGAACATCCTCCCGCATCGTTATCCCTTCCTGCTGGTGGACCGCATCATCGGCTTTGAGGGTGAAACCAAGTGCCGTGGCATCAAGAACGTCACCATCAATGAGCCGTACTTCCAGGGCCATTTCCCCGGTCATCCGATCATGCCGGGTGTGCTTCAGCTTGAAGCGATGGCGCAGGTCGCCAGCATCGTGCTGCTGCGCATGCCGGGCAACCAAGGCAAGATCGGCTACTTCATGAGCGCCAACAACGTGAAGTGGCGCCGGCCCGTGTTGCCCGGAGACACGCTCGTCATCGAAACGGAGATCCTCAAGACCAAGCGCAGCATCGCCAGCGGCGTCGGCCGCTGCATCGTCAACGGCCAAGTCGTCTCCGAGGCCGACCTCATGTTCAGCGTGGTGGATCGCTAA
- a CDS encoding PQQ-binding-like beta-propeller repeat protein, which produces MKRTLSLFLALCPLLPLHADNWPMWRGANGDGTCTESNLPEKWGMEENVVWKVALPERGNSTPVVWGDKVFVTQAIEKEGKRLLLCFDKKTGKQLWDAGTIYKEPELTHATNPYCAASPATDGERVIVFHASAGVFCYDMNGKELWKRTNLGKLHHIWGCGTSPVLAGDRVFLNFGPGENTVLYAFDKKTGKTLWEHKELGGASGEAGNKTWTGSWSDPLLRKAGSRYELLMSYPGRACAFDPLNGKELWTCGGLTPLVYNSPLYTDGLAIFMCGYGGSAMAVKTGGSGDVTEKNRVWHLPRVQQRIGSGVIHEGHHYILTDGGIVECRNIKTGDIVFNERLKGPGPTGQNWSSLVLSADGKCYAANQGGDCFVFKASPTFALLATNTLGEKIIGSIAVSDGLLFIRGYKNLWCIGKK; this is translated from the coding sequence ATGAAACGCACGCTCTCCCTGTTCCTCGCCCTTTGTCCTTTGCTGCCTCTTCACGCCGACAACTGGCCCATGTGGCGCGGGGCGAACGGGGATGGCACCTGTACCGAATCAAATCTGCCGGAGAAATGGGGCATGGAGGAAAATGTGGTGTGGAAGGTGGCGCTGCCGGAGCGGGGGAATTCGACGCCGGTGGTGTGGGGAGACAAGGTTTTCGTCACGCAGGCCATCGAGAAGGAAGGGAAACGTCTGCTGCTGTGCTTTGACAAAAAGACCGGCAAGCAGCTCTGGGACGCAGGCACGATCTACAAGGAGCCGGAACTGACGCATGCCACGAATCCATACTGTGCCGCCTCACCGGCGACGGACGGCGAGCGGGTGATCGTGTTTCATGCTTCAGCGGGTGTGTTTTGCTATGACATGAACGGCAAGGAGCTGTGGAAGCGCACGAACCTGGGCAAACTGCATCACATCTGGGGCTGCGGCACCTCGCCGGTGCTCGCCGGAGATCGCGTGTTTCTCAACTTCGGCCCCGGTGAAAACACCGTGCTCTACGCCTTTGACAAAAAGACGGGGAAGACACTGTGGGAACATAAGGAACTCGGCGGTGCCTCGGGCGAGGCTGGGAACAAGACATGGACAGGATCGTGGAGTGATCCTCTCTTGCGGAAAGCAGGCAGCCGCTACGAGCTTCTGATGTCCTACCCCGGGCGTGCTTGTGCTTTCGATCCGCTCAACGGCAAGGAGTTGTGGACCTGCGGTGGATTGACGCCGCTGGTTTACAACTCGCCTCTCTACACGGACGGCCTGGCAATTTTCATGTGCGGTTACGGTGGCTCGGCGATGGCGGTGAAAACGGGCGGCAGTGGTGATGTGACGGAGAAAAACCGCGTCTGGCACCTGCCTCGCGTGCAGCAGCGCATCGGCTCCGGTGTCATCCATGAAGGTCATCATTACATCCTGACCGACGGCGGCATCGTCGAGTGCCGGAACATCAAAACGGGCGACATCGTCTTCAACGAGCGCCTCAAGGGCCCCGGCCCCACGGGGCAGAACTGGTCCTCCTTGGTGCTCAGCGCCGATGGCAAGTGCTACGCCGCGAATCAAGGCGGTGACTGTTTCGTCTTCAAAGCCAGTCCGACCTTCGCATTGCTCGCCACCAACACGCTCGGGGAGAAGATCATCGGCTCCATCGCCGTGAGCGACGGCCTGCTCTTCATCCGTGGTTACAAGAACCTGTGGTGCATCGGTAAGAAGTAA
- a CDS encoding DUF4139 domain-containing protein, with translation MKITSSCLVLAALLAQAHAETSLTIYNQNFGVVRDTVPLDLQQGVNQVRFADTTAHLEPDSVILRDPKSGVKLSILEQNYRADPISSGLLLNLNEGKEIEFFVRETNKPDRIVKGRIIRSGYVTHNQSAMQRYGNRYYQGQMAMAQGTAQPVIEVEGQLQFSLPGEPRFPALADDTILKPTLDWRIHTDHAAKLNAEICYVTGGMSWEASYNVVSPEKGDLMDLTGWVTIDNQSGKTFKDAKLQLIAGDVAKLQPEEYGGRPMAASAGFMRANASVPVVTEKAFDEYHLYSLPLATTLHDRETKQVEFVRAAGVKSQRLFIYDGVAIDQNQYRGWTYDNIRNDQNYGTQSNPKVWVIREIKNSEDNKLGMPLPKGKVRFYRQDDDGKLQFVGEDVIDHTARDETLRLYTGNAFDLVGERKRTNIKVDSSNHWIDESFEIKVRNRKQDESVEIRVVEHLYRWTNWEIREPSNAFEKKDAQTIELRVALKPGEEKTLTYTVHYSW, from the coding sequence ATGAAAATCACTTCATCCTGCCTCGTCCTCGCCGCATTACTCGCCCAGGCTCATGCGGAAACCTCGCTGACCATCTACAATCAAAACTTCGGCGTCGTGCGTGACACCGTGCCGCTGGATTTGCAGCAAGGCGTCAATCAGGTGCGCTTTGCCGACACCACGGCGCACCTCGAGCCCGACTCCGTCATCCTCCGCGATCCAAAGTCCGGCGTGAAGCTCAGCATCCTGGAGCAGAACTATCGCGCCGATCCGATCTCCTCCGGCCTGCTTCTCAACCTCAACGAAGGCAAGGAGATCGAGTTCTTCGTGCGTGAGACAAATAAGCCCGACCGCATCGTGAAGGGCAGGATCATCCGCAGTGGTTACGTCACGCACAATCAATCGGCCATGCAGCGCTACGGGAACCGCTACTACCAGGGCCAGATGGCCATGGCGCAGGGCACCGCGCAGCCGGTGATCGAGGTGGAAGGCCAGTTGCAGTTCTCCCTGCCCGGCGAGCCACGTTTCCCCGCCCTCGCCGATGACACCATCCTCAAACCCACGCTCGACTGGCGCATCCACACCGACCATGCCGCCAAGCTCAACGCCGAGATCTGCTACGTCACCGGCGGCATGAGCTGGGAGGCCAGCTACAACGTCGTCTCACCCGAAAAAGGCGATCTCATGGACCTCACCGGCTGGGTCACCATCGACAACCAAAGCGGCAAGACCTTCAAGGACGCGAAGCTGCAATTGATCGCCGGGGATGTGGCGAAGCTGCAACCCGAAGAATATGGCGGCCGTCCGATGGCCGCGTCCGCCGGATTCATGAGGGCAAATGCATCCGTCCCCGTCGTCACCGAAAAAGCCTTCGACGAATACCATCTCTACTCCCTGCCGCTTGCCACCACCCTGCATGATCGCGAAACCAAGCAGGTCGAGTTCGTCCGCGCCGCCGGCGTGAAGTCGCAGCGCCTCTTCATCTACGACGGCGTCGCCATCGATCAGAACCAGTACCGCGGCTGGACCTACGACAACATTCGCAACGACCAAAACTACGGCACGCAGAGCAATCCCAAGGTCTGGGTCATCCGCGAGATCAAGAACAGCGAGGACAACAAGCTCGGCATGCCGCTGCCGAAGGGCAAAGTGCGCTTCTACCGCCAGGACGACGATGGGAAGCTTCAATTCGTCGGCGAGGACGTGATCGACCATACCGCGCGCGACGAAACGCTCCGGCTCTACACCGGCAACGCCTTCGACCTCGTCGGCGAACGCAAACGCACCAACATCAAGGTCGATTCCAGCAACCACTGGATCGATGAATCCTTCGAGATCAAAGTGCGCAACCGCAAGCAGGACGAGTCCGTCGAAATCCGAGTCGTCGAGCATCTCTACCGCTGGACGAACTGGGAAATCCGCGAGCCTTCCAACGCCTTCGAGAAAAAAGACGCCCAGACCATCGAGCTCCGCGTCGCCTTGAAGCCCGGCGAGGAGAAGACGCTCACCTACACGGTGCATTACTCGTGGTGA